A region from the Cannabis sativa cultivar Pink pepper isolate KNU-18-1 chromosome 9, ASM2916894v1, whole genome shotgun sequence genome encodes:
- the LOC115722824 gene encoding F-box protein SKIP16 — protein MGFDTLGDLELNIILSNLGAEDTARTSCVSKKLRTSTSDDILWSHFCAQELGLSQPLDPLGNPVASFKVSYQLWRESFSMYPWSLVRRVHKCWGRLRNWLTLNFPEAEATLRKGASESEIQEFERILKVKLPLPTRILYRFYDGQEFKDEDYANDLYGSPLGLIGGYTFYNRSVNVYLLPLHQIVAQTIDNRSYPGFSGKSNYIIVAASSTLIPKLFLLNCSSGQLFVGTKNLSASGEMLPCVPKESIRSVHDVNANQQQDAMLLWLEEHASRLEKGIIKLREGKKPGSNSISQFPEESPLCSTAITSGVQVSASAVLIPEFSDLEDFEEKYLFTYSIRMSLLPGGGNINGMAFDSCQLYWRHWVIRANNQVVSDVNGEAVIGKFPILRPGAKEFIYESCTPLPSSEGSVEGYFTFVPGRLQEPKGDMFRVNVAQFPLQLPDYIY, from the exons ATGGGGTTCGACACGTTGGGTGATCTCGAGCTTAACATAATCCTAAGCAACTTAGGAGCTGAAGACACCGCTAGAACTTCTTGTGTCAGCAAGAAATTGCGGACATCCACCTCCGATGACATTCTTTGGTCCCATTTCTGCGCCCAAGAGCTTGGCCTCTCACAACCCCTTGATCCTCTCGGCAATCCAGTCGCTTCTTTCAAG GTATCTTATCAGTTATGGCGAGAATCGTTTAGTATGTATCCTTGGTCACTTGTAAGGCGGGTACATAAATGTTGGGGAAGGCTTAGAAATTGGTTGACACTTAATTTTCCAGAGGCTGAGGCTACTCTTAGAAAGGGGGCATCAGAATCTGAGATTCAAGAGTTTGAAAGAATCTTGAAGGTGAAATTACCTCTTCCTACGAGGATCCTCTATCGTTTTTACGATGGCCAGGAATTTAAAGATGAAGACTATGCAAATGATCTGTATGGTAGTCCATTGGGCCTGATAGGTGGTTATACTTTCTATAACCGCTCTGTAAATGTGTACTTGCTGCCTTTACATCAAATTGTTGCGCAAACAATTGATAACAGATCTTATCCTGGTTTCTCTGGAAAATCAAATTATATTATTGTGGCTGCTTCCTCCACATTAATTCCCAAGTTATTTTTGCTAAACTGTAGCAGCGGTCAACTCTTTGTTGGCACCAAGAATCTGTCAGCTTCTGGAGAAATGCTTCCTTGTGTTCCAAAGGAATCGATCAGATCAGTGCATGATGTTAATGCTAACCAACAACAGGATGCCATGTTGCTGTGGTTAGAGGAGCATGCTAGTCGGTTGGAAAAAGGAATCATCAAACTTCGTGAAGGGAAAAAACCCGGTAGTAATAGTATCAGTCAGTTTCCTGAAGAATCCCCCTTATGTAGTACTGCTATAACCTCTGGTGTACAA GTTAGTGCTTCTGCTGTGCTTATTCCAGAATTTTCAGACCTTGAAGATTTTGAGGAAAAATATTTGTTTACATACTCTATCCGCATGTCCCTTCTTCCTGGAGGAGGCAATATCAATGGGATGGCATTTGACTCTTGTCAACTGTATTGGAGACACTGGGTCATTCGTGCTAATAACCAAGTTGTGTCTGATGTTAATGGTGAAGCTGTAATTGGAAAG TTCCCAATACTGCGTCCAGGTGCGAAGGAATTTATTTACGAGAGTTGCACTCCTTTACCATCTTCTGAAGGTTCCGTTGAAGGCTATTTTACTTTTGTCCCTGGCAG GTTGCAAGAGCCAAAAGGCGACATGTTCAGGGTAAATGTAGCACAGTTTCCCCTTCAACTACCAGACTACATTTACTAA